One Brassica oleracea var. oleracea cultivar TO1000 chromosome C7, BOL, whole genome shotgun sequence genomic window carries:
- the LOC106305502 gene encoding putative UDP-sugar transporter DDB_G0278631, producing the protein MESPEKKTLSILTEEPKRARFSSSGMSFKGLFAAVSYMASAVLLVIFNKAALSSFSFPSANVITLLQMLSSCFILYVMKYFKIISFCTDKSKSEHDSLLTLVSPRRLVQTIPLAFTYLLYMLVTMESVRNINVPMYTTLRRTTILFTMIMEYFLSGQTHSASVISSVGIILLGAIIAGIRDLSFDAYGYGLVFTANICTATYLALIARTGKSSGLNTFGLMWCNGIICIPFLLFWTTIKGELKAMLSFPHLYSLDFQVVICFSCLLAFLINYFVFLNTTVNSALTHSICGNMKDLFTILLGWLIFVGLPFDWINVVGQSLGFAGSMLYAFLKYKGM; encoded by the exons ATGGAGTCACCAGAGAAAAAGACGCTCTCAATTTTAACTGAAGAACCAAAAAGAGCGAGATTTTCATCATCAGGCATGTCTTTTAAAGGGTTGTTTGCCGCAGTCTCCTACATGGCATCCGCTG TTCTTCTAGTAATTTTCAATAAAGCAGCACTTTCTTCATTTAGTTTTCCAAGTGCAAATGTCATAACTTTGCTTCAG ATGCTTTCTTCTTGTTTTATTTTGTATGTAATGAAATATTTTAAGATCATATCCTTCTGTACTGATAAGTCTAAGAGCGAGCACGACAGTTTGTTAACTCTTGTTTCTCCGAGACGCTTGGTTCAGACTATCCCTCTTGCATTCACGTATCTACTTTATATG CTAGTTACGATGGAATCTGTACGCAATATCAATGTACCAATGTACACTACTCTTCGACGCACAACTATACTTTTTACAATGATCATGGAATATTTTCTTTCTGGTCAAACGCATTCAGCTTCAGTCATCTCCAG TGTAGGAATAATTCTATTAGGTGCTATTATCGCTGGAATCCGGGACTTATCATTCGATGCTTATGGGTATGGATTGGTGTTCACAGCGAATATATGTACCGCGACTTATCTAGCGTTGATTGCACGTACCG GAAAATCTAGTGGCCTTAACACCTTTGGGCTAATGTGGTGTAATG GAATAATTTGCATTCCCTTTTTGTTGTTCTGGACAACTATAAAGGGTGAACTTAAAGCCATGTTATCCTTTCCTCATCTCTATTCCCTTGACTTTCAG GTGGTGATATGTTTTTCATGTTTGTTGGCTTTCTTGATAAATTACTTTGTGTTCCTCAATACAACAGTTAATTCAGCACTAACACATTCAATATGTGGTAATATGAAG GATCTGTTTACAATCTTACTAGGTTGGCTTATATTTGTTGGACTTCCCTTTGATTGG ATTAACGTCGTGGGTCAATCTCTCGGTTTTGCTGGATCTATGCTTTATGCATTTTTAAAATATAAAGGCATGTAA
- the LOC106302515 gene encoding mitotic apparatus protein p62-like, producing the protein MLFCQKLHLLSLAKSFCSLRRPNTALRCLSRSSFVLEYTKKIEFLTKKVVSLKEKVKYLESLLNIRGETVKETEKSKETEAATKTKVNGQNADYELDKTEGKKNEVRPQCEVDHQEEDDTEVEHGAKESDTSKVNEGQTQEEEEQQPEDDTEVNADVDVGAKGNENSETNEDGGVNEDASKKSVKVAKKRGRGNKGMKKGVTPPSEVQQQVEDDAEVDAKESENPEANEDGEVNEDASKKPVKFTKKREGRNKEPNVDTSKSKRQKKQSEKDSAGDVIGRVLKDLKKAD; encoded by the exons ATGCTCTTCTGCCAGAAACTACACTTGCTTAGCTTAGCAAAGAGCTTCTGTTCCCTCAGACGGCCCAACACCGCCCTTAGGTGTCTTTCAAGGTCCTCTTTTGTCTTGGAATACACGA AAAAGATTGAATTCCTCACTAAGAAGGTAGTCTCTCTTAAAGAAAAAGTGAAGTACCTTGAAAGTCTTTTGAACATTCGTGGAGAAACAGTGAAG GAAACTGAGAAGTCAAAAGAAACTGAAGCCGCCACAAAAACCAAG GTAAATGGACAGAATGCCGATTATGAACTTGATAAAACAGAA GGAAAGAAGAATGAAGTAAGACCTCAATGTGAAGTAGACCATCAAGAAGAAGATGATACAGAAGTCGAACACGGGGCTAAAGAAAGTGACACATCAAAAGTCAATGAA GGACAGACACAAGAGGAAGAGGAACAACAACCAGAAGATGACACAGAAGTCAATGCAGATGTGGACGTCGGTGCTAAAGGAAATGAAAATTCAGAAACCAATGAA GATGGGGGAGTAAATGAGGATGCATCTAAAAAGTCCGTGAAGGTTGCAAAGAAACGTGGAAGAGGAAATAAG GGAATGAAGAAAGGTGTAACACCCCCAAGTGAAGTACAACAACAAGTAGAAGATGATGCAGAAGTCGATGCTAAAGAAAGTGAAAATCCAGAAGCCAATGAA GATGGAGAAGTGAATGAGGATGCATCTAAAAAGCCCGTGAAGTTTACAAAGAAACGTGAAGGAAGAAATAAG GAACCTAACGTTGACACCTCCAAATCAAAAAGACAAAAGAAACAATCTGAGAAAGATTCAGCTGGTGATGTGATAGGACGTGTATTGAAAGATCTGAAAAAAGCCGATTAG